One window from the genome of Rhodothermales bacterium encodes:
- a CDS encoding RNase H1/viroplasmin domain-containing protein: MAKTPKWYVVFVGRRTGIFTSWYGPGGAQAQIHRFSGAAHESYESAAAAREAWQRWKHGEPADCVRVVRDGQEVEFPLEGPLYQFLRANGFLP; encoded by the coding sequence ATGGCAAAGACCCCCAAGTGGTACGTCGTGTTCGTCGGTCGGCGGACGGGCATCTTCACCTCGTGGTACGGCCCAGGAGGTGCGCAGGCGCAGATCCACCGCTTCTCCGGCGCCGCCCACGAGTCTTACGAGTCGGCGGCCGCCGCTCGCGAGGCGTGGCAGCGCTGGAAGCATGGGGAGCCCGCCGACTGCGTCCGCGTCGTCCGCGACGGCCAGGAGGTCGAGTTCCCGCTCGAAGGCCCGCTCTATCAGTTTCTCCGCGCCAACGGCTTCCTGCCGTAG
- a CDS encoding DUF5131 family protein, protein MSNLSAIEWTDKTLNPIRGCSRVSPGCLNCYMFDAVETRLRHNPSGAYANGTAVTLHLDVLDHLGRDREPSRYFICSMSDWLHEDVPDEAVVALVDALRRHDHHWYFLLTKRAERLAELGPYLAWPDHVIACVSVESEEQVHRIDLLRACGAKRIGVSAEPLIGRLPLGTEAARARYIRGLDYVIVGGETAPEGKVRPMAKAWATGVRDACLAEGVPFHFKQWGDVDEHGDYVGHKKAGRLLGGRTHDDLARGCAEHLERARLLAAAGSTRRSASRSARP, encoded by the coding sequence ATGTCAAACCTCTCCGCCATCGAGTGGACGGACAAGACGCTCAACCCCATCCGTGGCTGCAGCCGCGTCAGCCCCGGGTGTCTGAACTGCTACATGTTCGACGCGGTCGAGACCCGCCTCCGCCACAACCCCTCCGGCGCCTACGCCAACGGCACCGCCGTAACGCTCCACCTCGACGTCCTCGACCACCTCGGACGCGACCGCGAACCGAGCCGGTACTTCATCTGCTCGATGTCGGACTGGCTGCACGAGGACGTCCCCGACGAGGCCGTCGTCGCCCTCGTCGACGCGCTCCGCCGCCACGACCACCACTGGTACTTCCTCCTCACGAAGCGCGCCGAGCGCCTGGCGGAGCTCGGACCCTATCTCGCTTGGCCCGACCACGTCATAGCCTGCGTCTCGGTCGAGAGCGAGGAGCAGGTCCACCGGATCGACCTCCTCCGCGCGTGCGGGGCGAAGCGGATCGGGGTCTCGGCCGAGCCCCTCATCGGGCGGCTCCCCCTCGGCACCGAGGCCGCGCGCGCCCGCTACATCCGCGGCCTCGACTACGTGATCGTGGGCGGCGAGACGGCGCCCGAGGGCAAGGTCCGCCCGATGGCGAAGGCGTGGGCGACGGGGGTCCGCGACGCGTGCCTCGCCGAGGGCGTCCCGTTCCACTTCAAGCAGTGGGGTGACGTCGACGAGCACGGTGACTACGTCGGGCACAAGAAGGCAGGCCGCCTCCTCGGTGGCCGGACGCACGACGACCTCGCGCGGGGGTGCGCCGAGCACCTCGAGCGCGCCCGGCTCCTCGCCGCAGCCGGGTCCACACGGCGGTCTGCCTCCCGCTCCGCACGCCCCTAG
- a CDS encoding protein kinase: MILAPGTVINQYRLLEPLGEGGMGIVFKARDTKLERDAALKFLPTRLSEDPHARERLLAEARAASRLDHPNICTIYEIGETEDGRVFIAMGCYDGHSLRAMLSEGVFTPEEAVGIALQIGCGLAAAHARDVTHRDVKPSNVIVTREGQVKLVDFGIAKMPGSTLTKTGATLGTTAYMAPEQVRGEATARSDLWSLGIVLFEMISGRRPFDGPYEGALLFDILYGEPELGAIEGVASPDMARVIGRCLAKSPEDRYDDVEGMLADLEKTPEARRSEPPVNARGIPKDAEEAPLRAAPLRVPHGKQEGSNIGPRSVGHRLSPLAAPGAAAPSRLKRYGSVAAVLVAVVLVGGLVLRAAEPSRSEGPLGSQDDGPLQGDTIGTVFKEPSAIGTTAHEPAGLEDSHRDPNPQGAASAASPDRSDAGLKVESSSPDRDQAIAPSSTTSSEQTASSQTNAEAPPAAILVAKAVPVGTVAVRGERRLESGRFTLPPGKYEVSFTHPTYGTERTDVRLVAGESRELTCYFEATISVGTMLEGGGGPAPFATVVVNGRPVDAFTPTVITLGPGRHRISVQREGYNVLDPVQVIDVAASFEQVSESVVFRIVRAE; the protein is encoded by the coding sequence ATGATCCTCGCGCCGGGCACCGTCATCAATCAGTACCGCCTCCTCGAACCGCTCGGCGAGGGCGGCATGGGCATCGTGTTTAAGGCGCGCGACACCAAGCTCGAGCGCGACGCCGCTCTCAAATTCCTCCCGACCCGCCTCAGCGAGGACCCGCATGCCCGGGAGCGCCTGCTAGCGGAAGCACGCGCCGCTTCCCGGCTCGACCACCCCAACATCTGTACGATATACGAGATCGGGGAGACCGAGGACGGCCGCGTCTTCATCGCCATGGGCTGCTACGACGGGCACTCGCTCCGCGCCATGCTCTCAGAAGGGGTGTTCACACCGGAGGAAGCCGTCGGTATCGCGCTCCAGATCGGTTGCGGGCTGGCTGCAGCTCATGCCAGGGACGTGACGCACCGCGACGTAAAGCCCTCGAACGTCATCGTGACGCGGGAGGGACAGGTCAAGCTCGTAGATTTCGGGATCGCTAAGATGCCGGGGAGCACGCTGACGAAGACGGGGGCTACCCTCGGCACGACGGCCTACATGGCCCCGGAGCAAGTGCGGGGGGAGGCGACCGCCCGGAGCGATCTGTGGTCGCTCGGCATCGTGCTCTTCGAGATGATCTCGGGGCGGCGTCCGTTCGATGGCCCCTACGAAGGGGCCCTCCTCTTCGACATCCTCTACGGCGAACCTGAACTCGGCGCGATCGAGGGCGTGGCGTCACCTGACATGGCGCGGGTCATAGGGCGTTGTTTGGCGAAGAGCCCCGAGGACCGCTATGACGACGTTGAGGGAATGCTGGCCGACCTCGAGAAGACTCCTGAAGCGCGCCGATCAGAGCCTCCGGTGAACGCAAGAGGCATTCCGAAGGATGCAGAGGAAGCCCCGCTGCGTGCTGCCCCCCTCCGGGTTCCACATGGGAAGCAAGAGGGGAGCAACATCGGCCCGCGATCGGTGGGGCACCGGCTCTCCCCTCTCGCTGCTCCCGGTGCGGCGGCTCCTTCACGGTTGAAACGATACGGATCGGTCGCGGCCGTCCTCGTTGCCGTCGTTCTCGTCGGAGGCCTCGTCCTTCGTGCTGCCGAGCCTTCCCGCTCGGAAGGGCCACTCGGCTCCCAGGACGACGGGCCGCTGCAAGGAGACACGATCGGGACCGTATTCAAGGAGCCGAGCGCCATCGGCACCACAGCCCATGAGCCGGCAGGTCTCGAGGATTCCCATCGCGACCCAAACCCCCAAGGTGCCGCTTCGGCGGCCTCTCCGGACAGGAGCGACGCAGGGCTGAAGGTCGAGAGCAGCTCGCCGGACCGCGACCAGGCGATAGCGCCCTCCAGCACCACGTCCAGCGAGCAGACCGCGTCTTCCCAGACGAATGCTGAGGCGCCCCCTGCGGCTATACTCGTAGCCAAAGCGGTACCGGTGGGGACCGTCGCGGTTCGTGGAGAGCGGCGATTGGAGTCCGGGCGATTCACCCTACCCCCGGGAAAGTACGAGGTGAGCTTCACCCATCCTACCTACGGCACCGAGCGCACCGACGTACGGCTCGTGGCCGGCGAATCGAGAGAGCTCACCTGCTACTTCGAGGCAACTATCAGTGTAGGCACTATGCTCGAAGGCGGTGGAGGCCCCGCTCCATTCGCCACGGTCGTCGTCAACGGCCGACCAGTCGACGCGTTTACACCTACGGTGATCACACTGGGGCCGGGCCGGCATCGTATCAGCGTCCAACGCGAAGGCTATAACGTGCTGGACCCAGTGCAGGTCATCGATGTCGCGGCGTCCTTCGAGCAGGTGTCAGAAAGCGTCGTCTTCAGGATCGTCCGAGCCGAGTAG
- a CDS encoding adenylate/guanylate cyclase domain-containing protein, protein MRKERPSRHITELTLLNELALAIGRARDVDTIVRTLVRRSLGALGAEQGVITLLDDAADAPAVTLVRTAASGASTATFRPDEALLAWMYANRRPLVIDDVRKHAVFHEFDWDGAVESVLCVPLEAHGRLQGVITLYNKTNGDRFSDEDARLLTIIAGQSAQIVEAARADEARQRAQEERDRIRNVFGRHTAPAVVEELLRHDTEPPSRRVYACIMFLDLRGFTTYSEHAEPEEVVDYLNALFGFMIEAVSEAKGILHNFLGDGFMAIFGAPVSHGNDCRSAIEASLDILAQLDERIDSGELPPTRLGIGLHAGEVVAGTIGSHVHKEYQVTGDVVNTAARIEQLNKTYGSRLLVSGEVWVKSALHPGDPRIHLHEHGDVEIRGRTEPLHLVELA, encoded by the coding sequence ATGCGGAAGGAGCGGCCCAGCAGGCACATCACCGAGCTCACGCTCCTCAACGAACTCGCCCTCGCGATCGGCCGAGCGCGCGATGTAGACACCATCGTTCGCACCCTCGTCCGCCGGTCGCTCGGAGCCCTCGGAGCGGAACAGGGCGTCATCACGCTCCTCGACGACGCCGCCGACGCACCCGCCGTCACCCTCGTTCGCACAGCCGCCAGCGGTGCCTCGACGGCCACATTCCGGCCTGACGAGGCCCTCCTAGCTTGGATGTACGCGAACCGAAGACCCCTCGTCATCGATGACGTGCGGAAGCACGCCGTCTTTCATGAGTTCGACTGGGATGGAGCTGTGGAGTCCGTACTCTGTGTGCCGCTCGAAGCACACGGCCGGCTCCAAGGCGTCATCACGCTCTACAACAAAACGAACGGGGATCGCTTTTCGGACGAGGATGCCCGGCTCCTCACGATCATTGCCGGTCAGTCGGCCCAGATCGTTGAAGCAGCGCGGGCAGACGAGGCGCGGCAGCGGGCCCAGGAGGAGCGAGACCGGATCAGGAACGTGTTCGGTCGCCACACCGCGCCTGCCGTTGTTGAGGAGCTCCTACGCCACGACACTGAGCCCCCGAGCCGCCGGGTATACGCGTGCATCATGTTCCTCGACCTCCGTGGGTTCACCACGTACTCCGAACACGCCGAGCCCGAAGAGGTCGTCGACTACCTCAACGCCCTCTTCGGGTTTATGATCGAGGCGGTGTCGGAGGCAAAGGGGATCCTCCACAACTTCCTCGGCGACGGGTTCATGGCGATCTTTGGTGCTCCTGTCTCTCACGGGAACGACTGCCGGAGCGCTATCGAAGCCTCCCTCGACATCCTCGCCCAGCTCGACGAGCGCATCGACTCTGGAGAGCTCCCCCCCACCCGCCTCGGGATTGGACTCCACGCCGGCGAGGTCGTCGCCGGCACCATCGGGTCCCACGTCCACAAGGAGTACCAGGTGACCGGCGACGTCGTCAATACGGCCGCCCGAATCGAGCAGCTCAACAAGACGTACGGCTCCCGCCTCCTCGTCTCTGGCGAAGTGTGGGTCAAGAGTGCTCTGCACCCGGGCGACCCCCGCATCCATCTGCACGAGCACGGCGACGTCGAGATCCGCGGACGTACGGAGCCCCTCCACCTCGTCGAACTCGCCTGA
- a CDS encoding Ig-like domain-containing protein, with translation MRLGRAAPVAGGQLNISSPDADVTVNGLLTWAGLGYIGGSGSAVTTVTAAGGVSVEPAAGLPETQGLTLVNITLRLGALGTVAFPSGSSRIRFGTDATLEVDGPLTASGPSDGEFILEGVVAGTDTLRVGGALTLDGGALRVGVILDGEAGDVDIAATAGELVLETSTSVGAVSAAAGAAVVFGEGGAYEVSGDVTGPGEVFVEGQVDMSGGTWEPNLTLVNSRLNASAPLMFEGDLQVGRASPVAGGQLIVTSPGADVTINGLLTWAGQGYIQGSGSAVTTVTAAGGVAVEPAAGLPETQGLTLVTATLRLGALGTVAFPSGSSRIRFGTDATLDVDGSFVAAGPADGEFILEGVVAEDTLRVGTSGALTLDGGGTLRVGVVLDADVGEADVTAAAGEVILERSSSVGAVSAAAGAAVVFGNNRVYEVTGAVTGPGEVRLEGNEQIQMSGGTWGPDLDLSTGSLNASTPLTFEGDLRVGRADPVAGGRLTAGVGVTVTVTVTVNGLLTWAGQGRISGAPGSTIVAAGGASVEPVAGLPVGQRLSLGGTTLRLPGDATTLAFPSGTSAIEFVGGATLEVDGSLTASGPPDGEFVLGEVGGGTTVNDTLRVVGALTLDGGTLRLGTVFDGGSDIAAMAGEIRLESVRLRVGAITVAAGAAVVFPSSGDREVTGAVTGAGEVRIEGVAGVQMSGGTWEPDLDLSTGSVSALAPLTFGGDLRVGRADPVAGGRLGVEAGATVTVNGLLTWAGQGEIGGSSSSTVTAAGGASIELAEGLGFGDGLVLGGTLRLLGNNTLAFPSGTSAIEFGGAAPILEVAGPLTASGPPDGEFVLGDNSSLDTLRVAAGGALTLDGGTLRSTIIVDNSGQLNVGSEAVFAFERSARNSGTLGGDGRFTFGVAQLENRGAFNPGVSETAGVLTAERPTGALSFAAPARLELDMGGPEPGTGYDRLVVVGDITLGGELIVGLSGGYVPEVGQTFDVLTYSDRAGEFETYTGLELGGGLALEPSYDDANGALTLTVVEVGNAPPDVNNDTGEVDEDGTILLDVLANDDDVDGDPLILIGVTVPSDGTAAIEDDQVRYTPAPDFNGTDGFSYTVSDGRGNERDGTVSITVNSVNDPPVIVDDGETTVEEMAVLIAVLANDTDVDGDVLSLVSVTDPPNGEAFIEGDQVRYVPELGFTGEDTLAYTASDGNGEMGTATVTITVAPSENQQPIPLDDVAETNPGVPILIDVLANDSDPDEDDLTLAAVTDPSGGTVTIQGGQALYTPDMEFTGTDAFDYTVRDVFGAEAAASVVVTVTAIVVDASVGGQPSGGQATPITVTVEGFSPNTAELFYRSGGASTFGTVPLASNGDAFSGTVPPDVVTVRGFDYYVVLSDGVRTATFPPETPEENPLHVQVGVQSQVAGTTAGGGDHFMLSVPLDTDTDPVALFGDEFGGYGPEAWRAFRWDPATSTYRELPDPAVQLAPGTSVWLGAVEEVALVVESGTSVSAGAPRTVTLAPGWNQIGNPFAFPVAWAAVAGSESVDPPVRWDGSEYVFNQTTLEPWAGYFVENRTGNPVELAVPPVEADPGRPAAGAAGTNTLASQGQERAVEDAVSALQTSAEYRLHLRAYSPEERIRDTQNVLGFAAESRDGRDRLDRGEPPPPGEHLRLSFTGDHARLAHSYKPDTGAGNAWDLEVAATEALLRAALPVRVHLDAETERPPGYGLWVLDLDRGAPVPLDQPSAGDPVSGAVGEAAFDLTLDAATPVRRLRVIVGTADYADGARDGIALEPVAFALEPAYPNPFTQTTTIPYGLAERSRVVLEVFDVLGRRVAVLADAEQDAGRYAVRWSGNGAGGAPVASGIYVVRLRAGAEVASHRCVLVR, from the coding sequence GTGCGGCTGGGCCGGGCGGCGCCGGTGGCTGGCGGCCAGCTCAACATCAGTTCGCCCGACGCCGACGTGACGGTGAATGGGCTCTTGACGTGGGCGGGGCTGGGATACATCGGTGGCTCCGGCTCCGCAGTCACAACGGTGACCGCAGCGGGCGGGGTGTCGGTCGAGCCCGCCGCGGGGCTGCCCGAGACGCAGGGCCTCACACTCGTCAACATCACGCTCCGCCTCGGCGCGCTCGGCACGGTGGCGTTCCCGTCAGGGAGTTCGCGCATCCGGTTCGGCACCGACGCCACGCTCGAGGTCGACGGGCCGCTCACCGCCTCAGGTCCGAGCGACGGCGAGTTCATCCTCGAGGGGGTTGTTGCCGGCACAGACACGCTGCGGGTGGGCGGCGCGCTCACCCTCGACGGCGGTGCCCTCCGCGTCGGGGTGATCCTCGACGGCGAGGCTGGGGACGTTGACATCGCGGCAACAGCTGGCGAGCTCGTCCTCGAAACCTCAACGAGCGTGGGCGCGGTCTCGGCGGCGGCCGGGGCCGCCGTAGTCTTCGGCGAAGGCGGAGCCTACGAGGTCAGCGGTGACGTGACGGGGCCGGGCGAGGTTTTCGTCGAGGGGCAGGTGGACATGAGCGGGGGAACGTGGGAGCCCAACCTCACCCTCGTTAACAGTCGGCTCAATGCGAGCGCCCCACTCATGTTCGAGGGCGACCTCCAGGTGGGCCGGGCGTCGCCGGTGGCCGGCGGGCAGCTCATCGTAACCTCGCCCGGCGCCGACGTGACCATCAATGGGCTCTTGACATGGGCCGGGCAAGGCTACATTCAAGGATCCGGCTCCGCAGTCACGACGGTGACGGCGGCGGGCGGGGTAGCCGTGGAGCCCGCTGCGGGGCTGCCCGAGACGCAGGGCCTCACACTCGTCACCGCGACGCTCCGCCTCGGCGCGCTCGGCACGGTGGCGTTCCCGTCAGGGAGTTCGCGCATCCGGTTCGGCACCGACGCCACGCTCGACGTTGACGGCTCGTTCGTGGCTGCGGGCCCGGCCGACGGCGAGTTCATCCTAGAGGGAGTTGTGGCCGAGGATACGCTGCGGGTGGGGACCAGCGGCGCGCTCACCCTCGACGGCGGCGGAACGCTCCGCGTGGGGGTAGTGCTAGATGCCGACGTCGGGGAGGCCGACGTCACAGCGGCGGCAGGCGAGGTCATCCTTGAGCGCTCTTCGAGCGTGGGCGCGGTCTCGGCCGCGGCCGGGGCAGCCGTCGTCTTCGGCAATAACAGGGTGTACGAGGTCACGGGGGCCGTGACGGGCCCGGGCGAGGTGCGCCTAGAAGGGAATGAACAGATACAGATGAGCGGGGGGACATGGGGACCCGACCTCGACCTCTCGACCGGATCCCTCAACGCTAGCACCCCACTCACGTTCGAGGGCGACCTCCGCGTGGGCCGAGCGGACCCCGTGGCTGGGGGGCGGCTCACCGCTGGCGTGGGCGTGACGGTGACGGTGACGGTGACGGTGAACGGGCTGCTAACGTGGGCCGGGCAGGGGCGGATCAGCGGAGCTCCCGGCTCCACCATTGTAGCAGCAGGGGGCGCCTCCGTCGAGCCCGTCGCGGGACTCCCAGTTGGGCAACGCCTTAGCCTCGGGGGAACGACGCTCCGCCTCCCCGGCGACGCGACTACGCTCGCATTCCCTTCGGGTACGTCGGCCATCGAGTTCGTCGGCGGTGCCACGCTCGAGGTGGACGGGTCGCTCACAGCCTCGGGCCCGCCCGACGGCGAGTTCGTCCTCGGAGAGGTCGGCGGCGGCACGACCGTGAACGACACGTTGCGGGTGGTGGGCGCGCTCACGCTCGACGGCGGCACGCTCCGCCTCGGCACCGTCTTCGACGGGGGCAGCGACATCGCCGCGATGGCCGGCGAGATCCGCCTCGAGAGTGTGCGGTTGAGAGTGGGTGCAATTACTGTGGCTGCCGGGGCCGCCGTGGTCTTTCCCAGCAGCGGGGACCGTGAGGTGACTGGAGCAGTGACGGGTGCAGGCGAGGTGCGCATCGAGGGTGTGGCTGGCGTGCAGATGAGCGGGGGGACGTGGGAGCCCGACCTCGACCTCTCGACCGGGTCCGTCAGTGCGCTGGCCCCACTCACGTTCGGGGGCGACCTCCGCGTGGGCCGAGCGGACCCCGTAGCTGGGGGGCGGCTTGGCGTTGAAGCCGGCGCGACGGTGACGGTGAACGGGTTGCTAACGTGGGCGGGACAGGGGGAGATCGGTGGCTCCTCCTCCTCGACAGTGACTGCAGCGGGGGGCGCCTCGATCGAGCTCGCCGAAGGCCTGGGCTTCGGCGACGGCCTCGTCCTCGGGGGCACACTCCGCCTCCTCGGCAACAACACGCTCGCGTTCCCTTCGGGTACGTCGGCCATCGAGTTCGGAGGGGCCGCCCCCATACTTGAGGTCGCCGGGCCGCTCACGGCCTCGGGCCCGCCCGACGGCGAGTTCGTCCTCGGCGACAACAGCAGCCTCGACACGCTGCGGGTGGCCGCCGGCGGTGCGCTCACGCTCGATGGCGGCACGCTCCGCTCCACCATCATCGTTGATAACTCGGGCCAGTTGAACGTAGGATCGGAAGCTGTATTCGCCTTCGAGAGAAGCGCGAGGAACAGTGGGACGCTCGGGGGAGACGGCCGATTCACCTTCGGTGTCGCACAGCTAGAGAACAGGGGGGCATTCAATCCGGGAGTCAGCGAAACTGCCGGCGTTCTCACTGCAGAGCGACCCACAGGAGCTCTTTCCTTTGCGGCTCCGGCGCGCCTCGAGCTTGACATGGGTGGGCCAGAACCAGGCACGGGGTATGACCGCCTCGTCGTAGTCGGCGATATCACCCTCGGCGGCGAACTCATTGTGGGGCTCTCTGGTGGCTACGTCCCGGAGGTAGGGCAGACCTTCGATGTGCTCACCTATAGCGACCGTGCAGGTGAGTTCGAGACGTACACAGGGCTCGAACTCGGCGGCGGCCTAGCCCTGGAGCCCTCGTACGATGATGCCAACGGAGCCCTCACCCTCACCGTCGTTGAGGTCGGCAACGCCCCTCCTGACGTGAACAACGATACAGGAGAAGTTGACGAAGACGGGACCATCCTCTTAGACGTACTCGCCAACGACGACGACGTAGACGGCGACCCGCTTATCCTCATCGGCGTAACCGTTCCCTCTGACGGAACGGCCGCGATTGAGGACGACCAAGTTCGTTACACGCCCGCCCCCGACTTCAACGGCACGGATGGGTTCAGTTACACCGTGAGCGACGGGAGGGGTAACGAGCGGGATGGCACGGTCTCGATCACCGTGAACTCCGTCAACGATCCACCTGTGATCGTGGACGACGGAGAGACGACGGTCGAGGAGATGGCCGTTCTGATCGCCGTTCTGGCGAACGACACCGATGTGGATGGTGACGTGCTCTCGCTCGTGAGCGTGACAGACCCTCCCAACGGAGAGGCATTCATCGAAGGCGACCAGGTCCGCTACGTTCCCGAGCTCGGTTTCACGGGAGAGGATACCCTCGCCTACACGGCGAGTGACGGCAACGGAGAGATGGGGACTGCGACCGTCACGATCACGGTCGCGCCGAGCGAGAACCAGCAGCCCATCCCGCTTGACGACGTCGCCGAGACGAATCCGGGCGTGCCCATTCTCATCGACGTGCTCGCCAACGACTCCGATCCGGACGAGGACGACCTGACGCTAGCCGCAGTCACCGACCCGTCAGGTGGGACTGTCACCATCCAAGGCGGGCAGGCCCTCTACACGCCAGACATGGAGTTCACCGGCACCGATGCGTTCGACTACACCGTGCGCGACGTGTTCGGTGCTGAGGCCGCCGCCTCCGTCGTCGTGACCGTCACCGCGATCGTCGTGGACGCTAGCGTCGGCGGCCAGCCGTCGGGAGGCCAAGCGACGCCCATCACGGTCACGGTAGAGGGCTTCAGCCCGAACACCGCTGAGCTCTTCTACCGCAGTGGTGGAGCGAGCACGTTCGGGACGGTCCCCCTCGCTTCCAACGGTGACGCCTTCTCGGGCACGGTGCCGCCCGATGTCGTCACGGTTCGGGGGTTCGATTATTACGTAGTACTCTCCGACGGTGTACGGACGGCGACCTTCCCGCCTGAGACGCCAGAGGAAAACCCGCTCCACGTCCAGGTCGGCGTGCAAAGCCAGGTGGCGGGCACGACAGCGGGGGGAGGAGATCACTTCATGCTGTCGGTTCCGCTCGACACGGATACGGACCCCGTGGCCCTCTTCGGTGACGAGTTCGGGGGGTACGGGCCGGAGGCGTGGCGGGCCTTCCGGTGGGACCCCGCAACATCGACGTACAGGGAACTCCCAGACCCGGCGGTACAGCTCGCACCGGGCACGTCCGTTTGGCTCGGCGCTGTCGAAGAGGTTGCGCTCGTGGTCGAAAGCGGCACGTCCGTTTCCGCCGGTGCTCCTCGAACGGTCACGCTGGCGCCGGGGTGGAACCAGATCGGCAACCCGTTCGCCTTCCCAGTGGCTTGGGCGGCCGTCGCGGGAAGCGAGTCCGTGGACCCGCCCGTCCGTTGGGACGGCTCAGAGTACGTCTTCAACCAGACCACCCTCGAGCCGTGGGCGGGCTACTTCGTCGAGAACCGGACCGGCAACCCGGTCGAGCTCGCTGTCCCCCCCGTCGAGGCAGACCCCGGCCGGCCCGCTGCGGGCGCCGCCGGCACGAATACGCTCGCCTCGCAAGGGCAAGAACGGGCCGTTGAGGACGCTGTGAGCGCGCTGCAAACCTCCGCCGAATACCGCCTCCACCTCCGCGCATACAGCCCCGAGGAGCGGATCCGCGACACGCAGAACGTCCTCGGCTTCGCCGCCGAGTCCCGCGACGGGCGCGACCGCCTCGACCGCGGCGAGCCGCCCCCGCCGGGCGAGCACCTCCGCCTCAGCTTCACCGGCGACCACGCCCGCCTCGCCCACAGCTACAAACCCGATACCGGGGCCGGCAACGCGTGGGACCTCGAGGTCGCAGCCACAGAGGCCCTCTTACGCGCAGCGCTCCCCGTCCGCGTCCACCTCGACGCTGAGACGGAACGCCCCCCCGGCTACGGGCTCTGGGTGCTCGACCTCGACCGCGGCGCGCCCGTGCCCCTCGACCAGCCCTCCGCCGGAGACCCCGTCAGCGGAGCCGTAGGTGAGGCCGCGTTCGACCTCACGCTTGACGCCGCAACCCCGGTGCGCCGCCTCCGCGTCATCGTCGGGACGGCGGACTACGCCGACGGAGCTCGCGACGGCATCGCGCTCGAACCCGTCGCGTTCGCGCTCGAACCGGCCTACCCCAACCCCTTCACCCAAACGACCACCATCCCGTACGGGCTCGCGGAGCGGTCCCGGGTCGTGCTCGAAGTGTTCGACGTGCTCGGCCGCCGCGTCGCCGTGCTCGCCGACGCCGAACAGGATGCCGGCCGGTACGCCGTCCGATGGTCGGGCAACGGTGCAGGTGGGGCGCCGGTGGCGAGCGGGATCTACGTCGTGCGGCTTCGCGCCGGCGCAGAGGTCGCCTCCCACCGCTGCGTCCTCGTCCGATAA
- a CDS encoding CsgG/HfaB family protein, giving the protein MPPRLLRPSVLRAALLGLLVSLGACVTDRALTPDDYRDRLPALEARVAQSPQDVDALVALGEARAQAGHLLEAHEPLDRALALQPQHPKALYYRGVVSEGLGRRDEALGLYARYEGIARTSPYRRLMAGRHAWLLRLMVRDELSALLAAEDSLAGVTTTEAVAVFPFTYRGSDEQYRPIGRGLSEMVTEDLAAVERIRVVERIRLHVLLDELDLAQGGAFDAATAPRLGRILRSGRVVGGTVTVEDEAIQSDVGLWVWERDALPDLNSREADLADLFRHEKEIVFGIIDGLGIELTDAERERVERIPTRNLQAFLSYSRGLMEEDAGNFAGAAELFGRAATLDPGFTRAAENAQQARTVASVAGPVTNALDAGRSTRGDGSKLVGTRLSQLTDDLGAHLVSEWDTRTLVVESITVTVGEPPPPPPSGN; this is encoded by the coding sequence ATGCCTCCCCGTCTCCTCCGACCCTCCGTGCTCCGTGCCGCTCTCCTCGGCTTGCTCGTATCGCTCGGCGCCTGCGTGACGGACCGCGCGCTCACGCCGGACGACTACCGCGACCGCCTGCCCGCCCTCGAAGCCCGCGTCGCTCAGTCCCCCCAGGACGTCGACGCCCTCGTGGCGCTCGGCGAGGCCCGCGCCCAGGCCGGTCACCTCCTCGAAGCCCACGAACCGCTCGACCGCGCGCTCGCCCTCCAGCCGCAGCACCCCAAAGCCCTCTACTACCGCGGCGTCGTGAGTGAGGGGCTGGGGCGGCGCGACGAGGCCCTCGGCCTCTACGCCCGGTACGAGGGCATCGCTCGGACGTCGCCCTACCGCCGGCTCATGGCGGGACGACACGCGTGGCTCCTCCGGCTCATGGTCCGAGACGAGCTCTCTGCCCTCCTCGCCGCCGAGGACTCCCTCGCGGGCGTGACCACCACCGAGGCCGTCGCCGTCTTCCCGTTCACCTACCGAGGTAGCGACGAGCAGTACCGCCCGATCGGGCGCGGGCTGAGCGAGATGGTGACCGAAGACCTCGCGGCCGTCGAGCGCATCCGGGTGGTCGAGCGCATCCGCCTCCACGTACTCCTCGACGAACTCGACCTCGCCCAGGGCGGGGCGTTCGACGCGGCGACGGCACCCCGGCTCGGCCGCATCCTCCGTAGCGGACGCGTCGTCGGGGGGACGGTGACGGTCGAGGACGAGGCAATACAGAGCGACGTGGGCCTGTGGGTGTGGGAACGAGACGCCCTCCCCGACCTCAACTCCCGCGAGGCTGACCTCGCCGACCTCTTCCGCCACGAGAAAGAGATCGTGTTCGGGATCATCGACGGACTCGGCATCGAGCTGACCGACGCCGAGCGAGAGCGCGTCGAGCGCATCCCCACGCGAAACCTCCAGGCCTTCCTTAGCTACAGCCGAGGGTTGATGGAGGAGGACGCCGGCAACTTCGCAGGGGCGGCGGAGCTCTTTGGGAGAGCCGCTACCCTCGACCCGGGGTTCACGCGGGCTGCCGAGAACGCTCAGCAAGCCCGGACGGTGGCCTCGGTCGCCGGCCCCGTGACGAACGCACTCGACGCGGGGCGGAGCACGAGGGGCGACGGGAGCAAGCTCGTGGGCACCCGGCTTTCGCAGCTCACCGACGATCTCGGGGCGCATCTCGTCAGCGAATGGGACACGCGGACCCTCGTCGTGGAATCCATCACCGTGACTGTAGGTGAACCGCCGCCACCGCCGCCCAGCGGCAACTGA